The DNA region gtcttagaatcaatactgtgtattggttctaaggcagaagagcaataagggctaggtaatgggggttaagtgacttgcttatggtcacattgctaggaagagtctgagatcagatttgaactcaggacctaccctttctagacctggctctccatccactgagctacccagctgtcccctcaacTTATAGTTTGAAAAAAGAAGGCTTTCACTTTTACAAGGTaatttatttgagtttttgtGTTTTGAGGGAGGACTATTTGCTTTAttaattagcaaacatttattctctctctctcctattatcacctcccttcttccaaacaaacaaaaaaggaaatttaccTTTAACTAGGATATTCCGGActgctagatgactcagtggatagaactccaggcctggagtcagggaggttctaggttcaaatgtgaccttagacacttcctagctacatgaccctgggcaagtcccttaacccccattgcctagcccttaccaataccaagtattgattctaagacagaaggtaagattttttttaaagtttatttatttatttagaatctttttccatggttacatgattcatgttctttccctcccctccttccacctctCTACCATAGCCAACCCAcaagtccactgggttttacaggtgtcattgatcagacctatttccgtattattgatatttgcactagggtgatcgattagagtctacatctccaatcatatccccatcgatccatgtgatcaagcagttgaaggattttttaaaaaagcagcagcagcaaacaTTAACCCTCTCTGAGTTGGTTTTATGTTTTAGCACCGAGAAGAAACATATCTTTATCTTTTGTCCCCTGGATGATGGTGCAGGAAGGATacgttcccattttacagatagactCCCCGGCAGAAATGGAATGATTTGTTCCACAGCTCGTTGGTTCTTTTCCCCACGCCTGAGATTTCCCAGATGCCCTTCCTCTTCCCCGGCCCTAGCCCATCAGCTCTGCTCTTAGGCGCTGCCCGGGAGGGATGGAGAGACATAAAGGAGCCTCTCTCCCTGCGAGCAGccggggaggaggagggaggaggaaggaaagctCCCCTGAGAGCCACGGCTGGGTCCTGGCTCTCCTGCTAATGGCACGGTGCTGCCGCTTTGCTGAGAATCATCGTGGGCTGTGTGTGGCGGTGGAGGCGGGGAGGGTGGCCCGGAGACTAAACTGGGAATTGGGGCTAGGGACAAGGATCCGTCCGTGTTAAATTGGGGGGCACTACAATGGCGGAAGAGGTCGAGAGAGGGGAGAAGTGGGGGCGGGGGTGGAGAATATGATAGGAATCCCGAGGAGGTGCTTTTGTCTTCAACTCTGGACTCTTTGGGCATGGGCCAGCCGTGTTCGAAGGAAGCAAGCATCGACACCTAAGAACATGTTGCGATGGGCACACAGAGATAAGCCGCGTGCGCCCCTCCTGATGGGTGCCCGCGGACGCGGGAACACGCCCTGACACGAGCGGGGCTGGGGTGCCTGGCAGTGTTCATGGAGGGGGTGCTGCTTTCGGCTCCCCCAGACCTCTGCCGCTGCTGCTCCGGGGCTGGCAGATGGGCTCCAGGGGGTGGAAAGGAGAGGGCCACCGGGAGTGCCAGCCTCGAGGAGGAAGATGGCGCTGCCCAGGCCATCGGGAAGGGCGACGGCCAGGGACGTTGTCTTCAGAATTTCCCTCCCGTGGCTCTGAACCCTGCCCTTGGCCAGGAGAGAGGCGCGGCATCTGGGCCCGCTGCCCCAAGTGGCCATGTGGGCAGAGCTCGGGAAGGAAGTGGGGAGCCATCTAGTGGTGCTTCCGCGCAACACAAGGCCTTTGGAGGCAGAAGCGAAGAGATGGGCTAGGGGCTAGGCGGAGGGGCTGGGGGCTTTGGAACACGGATTGGTAGTTGTCCCTTTCAATCAAACAGCACCCAGTACATCCATGCACACATCTTACATATAGAGggaatgtatttttatatatttcattatataaatatCCCTATATATCTAGGAATATAATAGGAATCATGAGGATGAGGAGGGGAGCTGAGCATTTCCCCTATAGTTTACTAAATGAAGtaggtagtataaatattattattcccttatGAGGACACTGAAGATCAAAATCACCCTCTAGTACTAGTCACTGGCTGGCGAgggcaggggagagagaagagtaagGGCATCTGGGAAATCTCAAACATGGGGAAAAGAATTAATTAGCTGTGTGTAACAAATCATTCAACAGACTGGtgcccatctataaaatgggaatgtgtTCAAGGGAAACAAGACATAAAGATATGTTTCTTCTTTGGTGTTAAATATCTTTTCAGGGTAGACTTGCTAAATCCTAAGGAAGAGGGGGCCAAATTGGCAAGAgagtcttcttcttcttcttctttttttttttttttaaattttttataccctttccttctgtcttagaatcaatactgaggattggtttcaaggcagaagagtggtaagggctaggcaatgggggttaagtgacttgcccagggtcatacagctgggaagtgtctgaaacctgatttgaacccaggacctcccatctctaggcctggctctccatccactgagtcacccagctgctcccacaaGAGAGCCTTCTAGTAGTGTCAAGGGCCAGGGCTGGGatgaaggaggggagaaggaaccAAATATTAGAGATTTTTGTAAGAGATGGTTACTCACCATACAGTCCACATCATGGTGGACTTTACCAGACATATACAAGTTCCCTGCCACACAGCTGGCATCCTTCCTTTCTAtttaggagaagagggaaagggaggtcAAAGATGGCCAGTTCCCTTCTCCCCTCAGTCCTTCAGAGCTCCCTTTTTTAGTCTTAACACATCTGGATGCCCtaattcctcttttcccttcccagttTCATTTCCTCCACATGTGGTAGGTTGGTGAAGGGGCTGGGTTGGATGATAGATCTAAGGTTCCTTACTGCCCTGAAATAGATTATGACTAACTAACTAGCTCTGGATTTAAagccagaagatctgggttcaaatcctatctatGTGTTCATATTGTGGTGGTTCATTTGTtccagttgtatctgactctttgtcacccctttttgggttttcttggcaaagatactagagtagtttgctatttccttcttcagctcatttcccataaaaggaaactgaggaaaagaaggttaagtggcttgcccagggagtacctgaagccagatttgaaatccaAACCCCCCAACTCTGGGACTGAGCCACCTATTCTCCCAAGGTCCATTTTATCTCAAATCCTCCCATGTTTGTCCCCcttattctccttcctttctaccaCCTTTGGTCAGATCTCCCCATCTGTGCTGGGAGTTCTGCCCTGAGTGTTGGGGGAAGGCAGATGTGGAGCTAGGCTATGGAAGCCCTCTGGGACTCTGCTGCATTTCTCTTTCCCCACCCACCAGGAGCGGTTTCAAGTCAAGAACCCTCCAGCGGCCTACATCCAAAAACTTAGGAGCTACCTGGAGACAGGTGGAGTCAGCAGAAAGGTGACAGCTGATTGGATGACAAACCTGGGGGTATCTTCCTCctctatcttctcttctcttgggcTCCTGACCCCTTAGGCACTGGGAAAAGAGTATGGATGTGGGGACATGCGCATGGATG from Gracilinanus agilis isolate LMUSP501 unplaced genomic scaffold, AgileGrace unplaced_scaffold6933, whole genome shotgun sequence includes:
- the LOC123256616 gene encoding formin-like protein 1, translating into NCMNLPPDKIQLLSQYDSEKKWELICDQERFQVKNPPAAYIQKLRSYLETGGVSRKVTADWMTNLGVSSSSIFSSLGLLTP